In Nocardioides cavernae, a single genomic region encodes these proteins:
- the pheT gene encoding phenylalanine--tRNA ligase subunit beta, producing MKAPLSWILDLVDVPAGTTTEEITDRLTLTGLKLEAIVSPGREITGPLVIGRVLTVEPEPQKNGKTINWCTVDVGDANGTGEPQGIVCGAHNFAPGDLVVTVLPGGVLPGGFEIGARKTYGHLSAGMICSARELGLGEDHDGIIVLPPDAGEPGQDVRAVLGLDEEVIEFEVNPDRAYALSLRGIAREVLVSVDGASGFRDPALRDTPAANDEGHPVDVEDAEGCPVFVARRVDGFDPAAPTPDFMVQRITAAGMRPISLAVDVTNYVMLETGRPIHGYDADRLQGAIVVRRAREGEKLTTLDGTARTLDPGDLVVTDDSGIIGLGGVMGGETTEISGTTTSVLVEAAHWDAVSMYRTGRRHKITSEAGKRNERGVDPTICEAAADRVVELLVEHGGGTAHPGVTVVGTPPAMPVVEVAGDLAARVSGMPITEEQSVACLRAVGCEVEGSGTLSVTPPPWRPDLTDAQDFSEEVVRLVGYDKVPSVLPTPPSGRGLTRPQLLRRRIGRTLAGEGFVEVVTFPFVGEADLDALGLAAEDPRRDLLRLSNPLNAEAGFMTATLLPGVLRAAGKNVGHGTTDVAIFETGTVTLPRHAGPAAILPVDRRPTEAELEALDAALPAQPLHLALVAAGDAASGGWWGEARPFSWADAVEAVRAVAASLGLEVSASAVELAPWHPGRCAELTVDGEVIGHAGEVHPTVCQAFGLPKRTVAAEVDLDLLIARAVHLRTAPTFSSYPVAKEDVALVVDASVPAADVEAALREGAGELLESIRLFDVYTGDQVGEGKKSLAYALRFRALDRTLKEGEAAAARDAAVALAAERTGAVQRA from the coding sequence ATGAAGGCACCCCTGTCCTGGATCCTGGACCTCGTCGACGTACCCGCCGGCACCACCACCGAGGAGATCACCGACCGGCTCACGCTGACCGGCCTCAAGCTCGAGGCGATCGTCAGCCCCGGCCGCGAGATCACCGGCCCGCTGGTGATCGGCCGCGTCCTGACGGTGGAGCCGGAGCCGCAGAAGAACGGCAAGACCATCAACTGGTGCACCGTCGACGTCGGTGACGCCAACGGCACCGGCGAGCCGCAGGGCATCGTCTGCGGGGCCCACAACTTCGCGCCGGGCGACCTCGTCGTCACGGTGCTGCCCGGCGGCGTGCTCCCCGGCGGCTTCGAGATCGGCGCCCGCAAGACCTACGGCCACCTCTCCGCCGGCATGATCTGCTCGGCCCGCGAGCTCGGCCTCGGCGAGGACCACGACGGCATCATCGTGCTGCCGCCCGACGCCGGCGAGCCCGGCCAGGACGTCCGTGCGGTGCTCGGCCTCGACGAGGAGGTCATCGAGTTCGAGGTCAACCCCGACCGGGCCTACGCGCTGTCCCTGCGCGGCATCGCCCGCGAGGTGCTCGTCTCCGTGGACGGCGCGAGCGGCTTCCGCGACCCGGCGCTGCGGGACACCCCTGCGGCCAACGACGAGGGCCACCCCGTGGACGTCGAGGACGCCGAGGGATGCCCGGTGTTCGTGGCCCGGCGGGTCGACGGCTTCGACCCCGCTGCGCCGACGCCGGACTTCATGGTCCAGCGCATCACCGCGGCCGGGATGCGCCCCATCTCGCTCGCCGTCGACGTCACCAACTACGTGATGCTCGAGACCGGCCGGCCGATCCACGGCTACGACGCCGACCGGCTGCAGGGCGCGATCGTCGTACGCCGGGCGCGCGAGGGCGAGAAGCTCACGACCCTCGACGGGACCGCCCGCACGCTCGACCCCGGCGACCTCGTCGTCACCGACGACTCCGGGATCATCGGCCTGGGCGGCGTCATGGGCGGGGAGACCACCGAGATCTCGGGAACGACCACGTCGGTCCTCGTCGAGGCCGCCCACTGGGACGCCGTGTCGATGTACCGCACGGGTCGCCGCCACAAGATCACCTCCGAGGCCGGCAAGCGCAACGAACGCGGCGTCGACCCCACCATCTGCGAGGCGGCCGCCGACCGTGTCGTCGAGCTGCTCGTCGAGCACGGCGGCGGCACGGCCCACCCGGGCGTCACCGTCGTCGGCACCCCCCCGGCCATGCCGGTCGTCGAGGTCGCGGGCGACCTGGCCGCCCGCGTGTCGGGGATGCCGATCACCGAGGAGCAGTCGGTCGCGTGCCTGCGTGCGGTCGGCTGCGAGGTCGAGGGGTCCGGCACCCTGTCGGTCACCCCGCCCCCGTGGCGTCCCGACCTCACCGACGCCCAGGACTTCTCCGAGGAGGTCGTCCGGCTCGTCGGCTACGACAAGGTGCCGTCGGTCCTCCCCACACCTCCGTCCGGTCGCGGTCTCACCCGCCCGCAGCTGCTGCGGCGCCGGATCGGGCGCACGCTCGCCGGCGAGGGCTTCGTGGAGGTGGTGACCTTCCCGTTCGTCGGCGAGGCCGACCTCGACGCGCTGGGCCTGGCAGCCGAGGACCCGCGCCGCGACCTGCTGCGGCTGTCCAACCCGCTCAACGCCGAGGCGGGCTTCATGACCGCGACCCTCCTCCCGGGCGTGCTGCGCGCGGCCGGCAAGAACGTCGGGCACGGCACGACGGACGTCGCGATCTTCGAGACCGGCACCGTCACGCTCCCGCGTCACGCCGGCCCGGCAGCGATCCTGCCTGTCGATCGGCGCCCGACCGAGGCCGAGCTCGAGGCCCTCGACGCCGCCCTGCCCGCCCAGCCGCTCCACCTCGCGCTGGTCGCTGCCGGAGACGCGGCGTCCGGCGGCTGGTGGGGCGAGGCCCGGCCCTTCTCGTGGGCCGACGCCGTCGAGGCCGTACGAGCCGTCGCGGCATCGCTCGGCCTCGAGGTCAGTGCCTCGGCCGTCGAGCTCGCGCCGTGGCACCCCGGTCGCTGCGCCGAGCTGACGGTCGACGGCGAGGTCATCGGTCACGCCGGCGAGGTGCACCCCACGGTGTGCCAGGCGTTCGGCCTGCCGAAGCGCACCGTCGCCGCGGAGGTCGACCTCGACCTCCTGATCGCGCGCGCGGTGCACCTCCGTACGGCGCCGACCTTCTCGTCGTACCCGGTCGCGAAGGAGGACGTCGCGCTCGTCGTCGATGCCTCGGTCCCGGCCGCCGACGTGGAGGCCGCGCTGCGCGAGGGTGCCGGTGAGCTGCTCGAGTCGATCCGGCTCTTCGACGTCTACACCGGCGACCAGGTCGGCGAGGGCAAGAAGTCGCTCGCCTACGCCCTGCGCTTCCGCGCGCTCGACCGGACCCTCAAGGAGGGTGAGGCGGCAGCGGCCCGCGACGCCGCCGTCGCGCTCGCCGCCGAGCGCACCGGCGCCGTCCAGCGCGCCTGA
- a CDS encoding calcium-binding protein, whose protein sequence is MSTTVTATGLGAVLGLTLALLPSVPANADPATCQGRAVTTVGDAGTDGDDVMVMGPGQKSVSTGAGNDVVCIRLTDDDSVKRYLFLDTGPGDDVVHNETTSSRRDVTVLLGAGADTFVGGDTNEAVYAGPGLGGDTTDTERDVIDTRGGNDYVATGSESLGAPNPDVVATGTGDDRVEWAGQQVGGSVDLGDGSNFLTLVEGWVGDVAIDAPSGTVTAGGTTVLRWSGGVADYQLTFPNLRTSFIGTDADERVTYWPEVRTDDGSSSVPSDPDRRLDVDLRGGDDRLYLSDSASGSMIGGAGRDMLHGGGWCRASVVRLGSTYDCEVRRRVHYSSTIDVWEKAVVLADKVEVVGSSGPDVIKVGGHTRIRLDGRGGDDVLTTIGSAGAGRNPRPAVVRGGAGYDELRGGYLADRLLGGPGDDLLRGNGGDDDVLGGAGRDRLFGGKGDDTLLGGSGRDRADGQKGRDRCVAEVRRSCERR, encoded by the coding sequence ATGTCCACCACCGTCACCGCGACCGGCCTCGGTGCCGTGCTCGGCCTCACCCTGGCGCTCCTGCCGAGCGTCCCGGCCAACGCCGACCCCGCCACCTGCCAGGGCAGGGCGGTGACGACCGTGGGCGACGCCGGGACCGACGGCGACGACGTCATGGTCATGGGGCCCGGCCAGAAGTCGGTGAGCACCGGCGCCGGCAACGACGTCGTGTGCATACGCCTCACCGATGACGACAGCGTGAAGCGGTACCTCTTCCTCGACACCGGTCCCGGCGACGACGTGGTCCACAACGAGACGACCTCCAGCCGCCGCGACGTGACCGTCCTGCTCGGCGCGGGCGCTGACACCTTCGTGGGCGGCGACACGAACGAGGCGGTGTACGCCGGGCCGGGGCTCGGCGGGGACACCACCGACACGGAGCGCGACGTGATCGACACCCGTGGCGGCAACGACTACGTGGCCACCGGCTCGGAGTCGCTGGGCGCCCCGAATCCCGACGTGGTCGCCACCGGCACGGGCGACGACCGGGTCGAGTGGGCCGGACAGCAGGTCGGTGGCTCCGTGGACCTCGGTGACGGCAGCAACTTCCTGACCCTGGTGGAGGGCTGGGTCGGCGACGTCGCCATCGATGCCCCAAGCGGGACCGTGACGGCTGGAGGCACCACAGTGCTGCGCTGGTCCGGCGGGGTCGCCGACTACCAGCTGACGTTCCCCAACCTGCGGACGTCCTTCATCGGCACCGACGCGGACGAGCGTGTCACCTATTGGCCCGAGGTCCGGACCGACGACGGCAGCAGCAGCGTGCCTTCCGACCCCGACCGGCGCCTGGACGTCGACCTGCGCGGCGGCGACGACCGGCTCTACCTGTCGGACTCGGCGAGCGGGTCGATGATCGGCGGCGCCGGGCGCGACATGCTGCACGGCGGTGGCTGGTGCCGCGCCTCCGTGGTCCGGCTCGGATCCACCTACGACTGCGAGGTCCGTCGTCGCGTCCACTACTCCTCGACGATCGACGTCTGGGAGAAGGCTGTCGTGCTCGCCGACAAGGTCGAGGTGGTCGGCAGCAGCGGCCCCGACGTGATCAAGGTCGGCGGCCACACCAGGATCCGCCTCGACGGGCGCGGTGGCGACGACGTCCTGACCACCATCGGGTCGGCGGGAGCCGGCCGCAACCCGCGGCCCGCGGTGGTCCGTGGTGGCGCCGGGTACGACGAGCTCCGCGGTGGGTACCTCGCCGACCGGCTCCTCGGTGGACCGGGTGACGACCTGCTCCGGGGCAACGGTGGCGACGACGACGTGCTCGGTGGTGCCGGCCGGGACCGCCTGTTCGGCGGTAAGGGCGACGACACGTTGCTGGGCGGATCCGGGCGCGACCGGGCCGACGGTCAGAAGGGCCGGGACCGCTGCGTCGCGGAGGTCCGTCGTTCCTGCGAGCGGCGCTGA
- a CDS encoding maleylpyruvate isomerase family mycothiol-dependent enzyme, translating into MTSLHTRPSPDVYLDHLRAESARFRDVLAGCDPAARVPACPDWDAADLLWHLATVQRWWTEVLTARPERPEEIDPPRPEAYDDLLRAYDEWSAGLAAALDGADPEEEAWNWSDDHTVGFILRRQAHEALVHRVDAEQAAGVGSELDAPLATDGVHECLDVMYGGMPPWGSWEAGEGTVRVDVTDTGESFWLRFGTFSGTDPDSGTSYADEEDFHVVPAPDDADVEPDVVVDGPAAALDLWLWNRGDDTDISTAGDRDVLGRFAAIVASPIN; encoded by the coding sequence GTGACCTCACTCCACACCCGCCCGTCCCCCGATGTCTACCTCGACCACCTGCGCGCCGAGTCCGCTCGCTTCCGCGACGTGCTCGCCGGCTGCGACCCGGCGGCCCGGGTCCCGGCGTGTCCCGACTGGGACGCCGCCGACCTGCTGTGGCACCTCGCCACGGTGCAGCGGTGGTGGACCGAGGTGCTGACGGCCAGGCCCGAGCGGCCGGAGGAGATCGACCCGCCCCGCCCGGAGGCGTACGACGACCTGCTGCGCGCCTACGACGAGTGGTCGGCCGGTCTGGCTGCGGCGCTCGACGGCGCGGACCCGGAGGAGGAGGCCTGGAACTGGTCGGACGACCACACGGTCGGGTTCATCCTCCGACGGCAGGCGCACGAGGCGCTGGTGCACCGCGTCGACGCCGAGCAGGCCGCCGGGGTGGGCAGCGAGCTCGACGCGCCGCTGGCGACCGACGGGGTGCACGAGTGCCTCGACGTGATGTACGGCGGCATGCCTCCGTGGGGGTCCTGGGAGGCCGGTGAGGGGACGGTGCGGGTCGACGTGACCGACACCGGTGAGTCGTTCTGGCTGCGGTTCGGGACGTTCTCGGGCACCGACCCCGACAGCGGCACGTCGTACGCCGACGAGGAGGACTTCCACGTCGTGCCCGCGCCGGACGACGCCGACGTCGAGCCGGACGTCGTCGTGGACGGGCCGGCGGCCGCGCTCGACCTGTGGCTGTGGAACCGCGGCGACGACACCGACATCTCGACCGCCGGGGACCGGGACGTGCTCGGGCGGTTCGCCGCGATCGTGGCGTCGCCGATCAACTGA
- the argC gene encoding N-acetyl-gamma-glutamyl-phosphate reductase produces MTATVAVAGASGYAGGEVLRLLLGHPGVEVGAVTAGSNAGERLGSLQPHLLPLADRVLAETTVDTLAGHDVVVLGLPHGQSAEIARELGDDTVVIDCGADFRLTDAGEWQTFYGGEHAGSWPYGLPELPGQRDLLRGARRIAVPGCYPTVSTLAAVPALVAGLVEPDVTVVAASGTSGAGKAAKPHLLGSEVMGNASAYGVGGTHRHTPEIVQNLSGVHGAAVRVGFTPLLVPMSRGILATVQAPLLDGVTPDQVRDAYAAAYDTEPFVHLLPEGQWPQTQSVLGSNAVQVQVAVDERVRRLVAVAVVDNLAKGTAGAAVQCMNLALGLDEAAGLTTIGIAP; encoded by the coding sequence ATGACCGCAACAGTCGCCGTGGCCGGAGCCAGTGGGTACGCCGGAGGAGAGGTCCTGCGCCTCCTCCTGGGCCACCCGGGCGTCGAGGTCGGAGCGGTGACCGCGGGTTCCAACGCCGGTGAGCGGCTCGGCTCGCTGCAGCCGCACCTGCTCCCGCTGGCCGACCGGGTGCTGGCGGAGACGACGGTCGACACGCTGGCGGGGCACGACGTCGTGGTCCTGGGGCTGCCGCACGGCCAGTCCGCCGAGATCGCGCGGGAGCTCGGCGACGACACCGTCGTCATCGACTGCGGTGCCGACTTCCGTCTCACCGACGCGGGGGAGTGGCAGACGTTCTACGGCGGCGAGCACGCCGGATCGTGGCCCTACGGCCTCCCGGAGCTGCCCGGCCAGCGGGACCTGCTCCGCGGTGCCCGGCGGATCGCCGTGCCCGGCTGCTACCCGACCGTCTCGACACTCGCGGCGGTCCCTGCGCTCGTTGCCGGTCTCGTCGAGCCCGACGTCACCGTGGTCGCCGCGTCCGGCACGAGCGGCGCCGGCAAGGCCGCGAAGCCGCACCTGCTCGGCAGCGAGGTGATGGGCAACGCCAGCGCCTACGGCGTCGGCGGCACCCACCGGCACACGCCCGAGATCGTCCAGAACCTCAGCGGCGTCCACGGTGCGGCGGTGCGGGTCGGCTTCACGCCGCTCCTGGTGCCGATGTCCCGCGGCATCCTCGCGACCGTCCAGGCGCCCCTGCTCGACGGGGTCACCCCGGACCAGGTCCGCGACGCCTACGCAGCGGCGTACGACACCGAGCCCTTCGTGCACCTGCTCCCCGAGGGCCAGTGGCCGCAGACCCAGTCCGTGCTCGGCTCCAACGCCGTCCAGGTGCAGGTTGCGGTCGACGAGCGCGTACGACGACTCGTGGCGGTGGCCGTGGTCGACAACCTCGCTAAGGGCACCGCCGGCGCCGCCGTCCAGTGCATGAACCTCGCCCTGGGTCTCGACGAGGCCGCCGGGCTCACCACGATCGGAATTGCCCCGTAA